Proteins from one Podospora pseudoanserina strain CBS 124.78 chromosome 1, whole genome shotgun sequence genomic window:
- a CDS encoding hypothetical protein (EggNog:ENOG503P3RA; COG:S) has translation MAVVAPPPLLKSKLDLWESSESAIYPAVPPSAPMTDIMSYQYPPPPQNGADMDMSPSGYYPNYSVSSHTSSGMDSGVPSRDRSDSMKIKRSLSTPAVGPSPSQAPAPQSTASQQSTAQGQDPLGLAGEKRRNKLGYHRTSVACGHCRRRKIRCIPSQNDVQGRCMNCIRLKKDCSFFPVDQQPPPDTRQKSASRSSVGPKIASASSSPAMQSGMPSDMHGQQPYSQLTIPSMPPPMKPAGSEAYTPDTKIPSSASSSRAYDYGQSGITNWMADASPSSSKPSDLSTNWRTYPAESPITPAFSPYTPHAPPPSATWSTPVGSEPARDDLAWSSSYPAPPPRSLSFGAESVSSQSQYPSISHVSNHSSRDYSRKASSMSTDMYPAPISTAIPGVDTTPGSTPTHGLALSAGAAPSSAYGTWQQPYPYSKPSDGYGGAWVYQESGHPGDQHSTEHAYYER, from the exons ATGGCAGTCGTTGCTCCGCCACCCCTATTAAAATCGAAGTTGGACCTCTGGGAATCAAGCGAATCCGCTATATATCCTGCCGTACCACCTTCAGCGCCCATGACAGACATAATGTCATACCAAtatccgccgccgcctcaaAACGGCGCTGACATGGACATGTCGCCATCGGGATACTATCCCAACTATTCAGTCTCTTCACACACATCATCAGGAATGGATTCGGGGGTCCCATCCAGAGACCGTTCAGACTCGATGAAAATCAAAAGGTCACTATCGACGCCGGCCGTCggcccatctccatcccagGCCCCGGCACCCCAATCCACGGCATCGCAGCAGTCGACAGCCCAAGGCCAGGACCCGCTTGGGCTGGcaggagaaaagagaagaaacaaGCTTGGCTATCATCGGACATCAGTCGCATGTG GCCACTGCCGCCGGCGGAAGATTAGGTGTATACCTTCCCAAAACGACGTGCAGGGTCGATGCATGAACTGCATTCGACTCAAAAAGGACTGCAGTTTCTTCCCAGTagatcaacaaccacctccagaCACGAGACAAAAGTCGGCGTCGAGGTCGTCTGTTGGACCCAAAATCGCTTCAGCCTCTTCATCGCCGGCCATGCAGAGTGGAATGCCGTCCGACATGCATGGACAACAGCCCTATTCCCAACTCACCATACCATCAATGCCTCCGCCGATGAAGCCAGCTGGCTCCGAAGCCTACACCCCTGATACCAAGA TCCCTTCGAGCGCTTCGAGCTCTCGAGCGTACGATTATGGGCAGTCCGGGATAACAAACTGGATGGCAGATGCTAGCCCGAGCTCCTCTAAACCGAGCGATTTGAGTACCAACTGGCGAACTTATCCGGCTGAATCCCCCATAACGCCGGCTTTTTCCCCATACACGCCACACGCACCGCCTCCATCCGCAACCTGGTCAACGCCCGTAGGCTCCGAGCCTGCTCGTGACGATCTGGCCTGGTCATCGTCGTACCCGGCGCCGCCACCCCGATCATTGTCCTTTGGTGCCGAGAGCGTCTCGAGTCAAAGCCAGTACCCATCGATTTCGCATGTCAGCAACCACTCGAGTCGAGATTACAGTCGAAAAGCCAGCTCCATGTCTACCGACATGTATCCTGCCCCCATCTCAACCGCAATTCCCGGCGTTGATACGACTCCCGGATCGACGCCAACTCATGGTCTGGCGCTTTCCGCTGGGGCTGCCCCATCATCTGCCTATGGAACCTGGCAGCAGCCATACCCATATTCCAAACCCAGTGATGGTTATGGGGGAGCGTGGGTATATCAAGAATCGGGGCATCCAGGAGATCAGCATTCGACTGAGCACGCCTATTATGAGCGATAG
- a CDS encoding hypothetical protein (EggNog:ENOG503P38V; COG:S) — MASMLEALHPYPQDRLHLRLHRARSVVLTSQELVEIRAAQRTFEGAYMRTALSQFSFALVILKIFTSEFYPIGALFACYGTAIMLVAIYRRYEGNRQFFDSVESEDESSSGEENDPATPTGLTVRGRRRTLVVKKKFRTSGNSVALLVLLSFMCYVALMVLLWKLTG; from the exons ATGGCGTCCATGCTCGAG GCCCTCCATCCTTACCCCCAGGACCGACTCCATCTGCGTCTTCACCGCGCACGATCAGTCGTGCTGACGAGTCAAGA GCTGGTGGAAATCCGCGCTGCCCAACGAACCTTTGAGGGTGCCTATATGCGCACGGCTCTATCACAGTTCTCCTTTGCGCTAGTCATCCTCAAGATTTTCACCTCGGAGTTCTACCCCATAGGAGCCTTATTCGCTTGTTATGGTACGGCTATCATGCTAGTCGCCATCTACCGGCGGTACGAAGGCAACCGTCAGTTCTTTGATTCGGTCGAGAGCGAAGACGAAAGTAGTAGCGGCGAAGAAAACGAtccagcaaccccaacagGCCTTACCGTACGGGGGCGAAGAAGGACCCTCGTTGTCAAGAAGAAATTCCGGACCAGCGGTAACAGCGTGGCGTTGCTCGTTTTGTTGAGCTTCATGTGCTACGTTgcgttgatggtgttgttgtggaaGCTCACAGGTTGA
- the OST2 gene encoding oligosaccharyltransferase complex subunit epsilon (COG:I; EggNog:ENOG503P5BN; BUSCO:EOG09265JA7) codes for MAQKRNNANRGVSPNPKTATTTSSSTTTPPLPPTPNPAAPIPGSSRPTSSHSATTTSAKTSASAPVAQTWDKVVSNLTTHYQKSTPQRTKLLDAFMAFLVVVGVLQFVYCVLAGNYPFNAFLSGFSATVGQFVLTASLRIQTTEANKKDFPAVSPERAFADYVVCSLILHFFCVNFIN; via the exons aTGGCCCAAAAACGCAACAACGCCAACCGCGGCGTCTCGCCAAACCCAAagacagccaccaccacctcttcctcaaccaccaccccccccctccctccaacccccaaccctgcCGCTCCCATCCCAGGAAGCAGCAGACCAACATCCTCCcactccgccaccaccacctcagccaaaacctccgcctccgcgcCCGTCGCCCAGACCTGGGACAAGGTTGTCTCCAACCTGACAACCCACTACCAGAAATCCACACCCCAGCGGACGAAGCTGCTCGATGCGTTTatggccttcttggtggtggtgggggtccTGCAGTTTGTGTATTGTGTCTTGGCGGGGAATTAC CCCTTCAACGCCTTCCTCTCCGGCTTCAGCGCGACAGTCGGGCAGTTTGTTCTCACCGCGTCGCTGCGCATTCAGACCACCGAGGCGAATAAGAAGGACTTTCCGGCGGTTTCTCCCGAGAG GGCGTTTGCGGATTACGTCGTCTGCAGTTTAATCCTGCATTTCTTCTGCGTGAACTTTATCAACTAG
- a CDS encoding hypothetical protein (BUSCO:EOG09262V9N; COG:U; EggNog:ENOG503P0Y6), whose translation MFNALNRFISRLDGDAPPQARETHSGFGFQVLRNTNLELSIEPWFDYVVGINGRMIESSDPSLFAQEVRNCAGSSVMLGLWSAKGQRTRALHVPVPADTASLGLTLQWTPLSVVSNIWHVLDVPANSPADAAGLLPYSDYILGTPEGVLHGESGLSELVEDHIGRPLRLYVYNNEYNVTREVTIQPSRDWGGEGALGCVLGYGALHRIPAPLSEPVQAPGETLFDGSESGGGIPQFGAAPRSFSPFVPAATTATPPPPSSSADFLVPAQLLSPPPTTGGIAPPRGKKKERGHHTGPNLMDDYFKEQEKKSRELDNAPSRTASPLPPPPKTGGPPMGGPPRAGSIPPPKEGE comes from the exons atgTTCAACGCCCTCAACCGATTCATATCCCGTCTCGACGGTGATGCGCCTCCCCAGGCAAGAGAAACCCACAGCGGTTTCGGCTTCCAAGTCCTgcgcaacaccaacctcgagcTCTCCATCGAGCCATGGTTCGACTACGTAGTCGGCATCAACGGGCGCATGATT GAATCCtccgacccctccctcttcgcccaAGAAGTCCGCAACTGCGCCGGCTCCTCAGTGATGCTCGGCCTCTGGTCCGCCAAAGGCCAGCGCACACGCGCCCTCCacgtccccgtccccgccgACACCGCCTCCCTAGGCCTCACCCTCCAATGGACCCCGCTCTCCGTTGTCTCCAACATCTGGCACGTCCTCGACGTCCCCGCCAACTCCCCCGCCGACGCCGCTGGCCTCCTCCCCTATAGCGATTACATCCTCGGCACCCCCGAGGGCGTCCTCCACGGCGAATCCGGCCTCTCCGAGCTGGTAGAAGACCACATCGGccgccccctccgcctcTACGTCTACAACAACGAATACAACGTCACGCGCGAGGTCACCATCCAGCCCTCGCGtgactggggaggagagggagctcTCGGCTGCGTCCTCGGCTATGGCGCCCTACATCGCATCCCTGCCCCTCTTAGCGAGCCAGTTCAAGCTCCCGGTGAGACTCTCTTTGATGGCAGTGAatctggtggtggcatcCCTCAGTTCGGCGCTGCCCCAAGGTCATTCTCACCTTTTGTTCCGGCGGCTACCACAGctactcctccccctccatcctcctcggcagacTTTCTTGTCCCGGCTCAACTACTTAGCccgcctccaacaacagGCGGTATTGCACCACCCCGAggcaaaaagaaggaaaggggCCACCATACGGGACCGAATCTCATGGACGATTACTTCAAGGaacaggaaaagaagagcaGAGAATTGGACAACGCGCCAAGTCGAACTGCCTCACCGTtgccacctcccccaaaaaccgGAGGGCCACCAATGGGAGGGCCGCCCAGGGCTGGAAGCATACCTCCACCCAAGGAGGGAGAGTGA
- the tgs1 gene encoding putative diacylglycerol O-acyltransferase tgs1 (BUSCO:EOG0926306O; COG:S; EggNog:ENOG503P0ET): protein MGQEQSVTERDKASPSPSVVVGSTLPRSPTKHAGTALNSRIQPHTNRVTKKHPQKIRKDTRERKTIPFGGIPIPHRPPFEPEPKQTAMSIMKPVVGKLPLTDECLHYVDVCEVPQNLQKYFHQRYSIFKFYDYDIRLTNDAWFGITPEPLALRLANDLPSHLYSTPRRTTIVDLFGGAGGNTIAFALSEKWEHVISIERDASTLACAQHNAEVYGVSGYITFIHGDCLDFLDRLKHHPETLDLSLREKCDMSQTVLFASPPWGGVDYKEQDVFDLSTMEPYNLEVLHKACSPMEHALYLPRTSDLRQIAKLAPKGEKIEVVQYCMDGASKAMVALIPEAMPELT, encoded by the exons ATGGGCCAAGAACAGTCTGTGACTGAGCGCGACAAGGCGTCACCAAGTCCAAGTGTAGTGGTAGGCTCCACACTGCCGCGctcaccaaccaaacacGCTGGAACAGCACTCAACTCCAGAATTCAACCTCACACCAACAGGGTCACCAAGAAACATCCTCAGAAAATCAGAAAAGAtacgagagagagaaaaacgATCCCATTTGGCGGCATACCCATCCCTCACCGACCCCCATTTGAGCCAGAGCCCAAACAGACCGCTATGTCTATCATGAAACCCGTCGTTGGCAAACTGCCACTCACAGACGAATGTCTTCACTACGTTGATGTGTGTGAGGTGCCGCAAAATCTTCAAAA GTATTTCCACCAGCGCTACTCAATATTCAAATTCTATGACTATGATATCCGCCTCACAAACGATGCTTGGTTTGGCATCACCCCAGAACCCCTAGCCTTGAGGCTCGCCAACGACCTGCCTTCACATCTCTACTCCACCCCACGGCGCACGACCATAGTTGACCTCTTTGGCGGTGCTGGCGGCAACACGATCGCCTTTGCCCTCTCAGAAAAATGGGAGCATGTCATCTCCATCGAGCGCGATGCCTCCACTCTCGCATGCGCCCAACACAACGCCGAGGTATACGGCGTCTCCGGATACATCACCTTTATCCATGGTGACTGCCTCGACTTTTTGGATCGTCTAAAGCATCACCCAGAAACACTGGATTTATCACTACGAGAAAAGTGTGATATGAGCCAGACCGTTCTGTTTGCATCGCCACCATGGGGAGGAGTGGACTATAAGGAGCAGGATGTGTTCGACCTGAGCACCATGGAGCCGTACAATCTCGAGGTACTACACAAGGCTTGCAGTCCTATGGAGCATGCTTTGTATTTGCCTAGGACGAGCGATTTGAGGCAGATTGCAAAGCTGGCTCCGAAAGGTGAGAAGATAGAAGTGGTGCAGTATTGTATGGATGGGGCGAGTAAAGCGATGGTTGCTTTGATCCCAGAAGCGATGCCGGAGTTGACTTGA
- a CDS encoding hypothetical protein (COG:S; EggNog:ENOG503P5CT), whose product MKPIVGAVQAWSCVVISLFALVVLGILGILFNKNHPELVGGGEDPENGPEVASTIFTAIIIYIGFIVFCGFQGLLHVRQSRRGSIAL is encoded by the exons ATGAAGCCTATCGTCGGCGCCGTGCAGGCATGGTCTTG CGTTGTGATTTCTCTCTtcgccctcgtcgtcctcggtATTCTCGGCATTCTCTTCAACAAGAATCACCCAGAGCtcgtcggcggtggtgaggaccCTGAGAACGGACCAGAAGTTGCTTCTACCATCTTCACTGCTATTATCATCTACATC GGGTTCATTGTCTTCTGCGGCTTCCAGGGTCTCCTGCACGTACGCCAAAGCCGACGGGGCTCGATTGCGCTATAA
- a CDS encoding hypothetical protein (EggNog:ENOG503Q4WS; COG:S): MAITTVPALPVPLTDLPKHLAQHPHTPVTQLFEPYRKYEAHLRESFAQDPSNELLKDPHVNVLPLFTEDTSSLNIRARNLAAESKEERSRYIMPLPKELRRPNGSPATVKDLKEFRRNFNVFSESSLVELDWSNVVAAGSSVVNCLLPVPAEYNRNKRTLREFYHEKFSPASDVDLFLYGLTEEQAIEKIKDIEARVRDSLLTETTTVRTKNAITICSQYPTRHIQIVLRIYNSVSEILTGFDIDCSGAAYDGSQVYCTPRALQSYLTQINHIDLTRRSPSYENRLSKYSHRGFEVYWPDLDRSRIDPTIFERSFQRTLGLARLLVLERLPTQGARETYTDQRRKERGRPAIDRYSRNQHKLWGNIKDEHEDEIADWALEDEVSNYHTFTIPYGTKYHAKKIEKLCYTRDLLLNAEWNQKKDREVYLHRHPAFFGRVEDVVNDCCGFCPVPTTDQEKEIAAEEEKYFVSGKISFLKDDPGRQAIGSFNPLTDDDWTEMAYVGNTARLCQAIVDGDAEHVKDWLAQEGVDPNTRDYTGRTPLHLAVMTSTPEIVRLLVDAGARLVARLADGRTALHLAASRGSVEIVQILMNKSVANEAEHEEKEEKRKKELAANKTEEDKMDVDEKEEDGSEKEEDEESDGEMIDGEDSDDEGRTTTSGFVKVGKDAAAADELALEEAEEEPDFYDVNVIAWDTPCSALHFAIMEGHCDVVKTLCQEYGADVLLPVKFLNSNKTPYGALLTLVLALVLPVPKAKEMAKILLSLGATSAQADLNGVTAFHRYVEENAESLLATLWEHDAVGTKTAINHISMRDQYSTAETALGVAIKKGNLSLILQLLDHGAVPQIDFESWLKSARQSVAIERNLGTLEGNKKMWNEMTEQPLILAINSTDPSSALELLKAGADPNVVTMESHKQMGRSWVTVVNGESALDLVNTYLIRLKEFLDKKKDVPKAPELREDLDSWLDQYEKSSYQYAIASAEIAKLKAVHKDQMRQYEKELASTEEPEGTAEKRTAVLQAFVTLAKVKEALVEKGAKTFGELFPAYKAPDPFPDVNTPYAQAGKVVQPIVDPTRHLFHLQNVFDVTDKRLPAYISLFEAAWSGDLDKIKKLCLTSWDEEQTEAPLKIALYDNKGNSPFSLAYFRGHHDVAKAILEIAQAQYTPREKPEAEYKMHVNDTYEDDCSMDDSDNESVCSGGSGPDIYKHIVGGEFTIENIGEVSMKVKSHTKPSEILHRNYPKPGEKGRQYGLLSRAVFNNDMQALKFVLGLAERFAADGGAEDKQTFYPFPDSVFKLAIQKGHTELLAEIIKRTGAGLPLENLVKNTGVEIAEKPTYYQGLTVYGKKRKDWATQGRNSAPGARGLESSPLLLAAQSAQIASVEWFLSDAPLRHYLSFCKSKAAREDVRIKHLGQQKGGFEGAISKWLTDNSDLAIHAAVYTRPTQKSIDLVEYLLKVRPESIDSKDRNGATPLMAACRLGRVEIAKLLVEAGADQKTKDANFDNLLHAALRWKPTREQLKPLLDLLGRDLLVRMLKERNNLKTEGHTPLHTWLLHFTHYTNQYAYKSLADAAAVFNLVADLSPDATRQALRMLDGAGNTPLHSLLMGDTEHGLIGFLLNFEPSLLLVENAVGRTPAELIHEKFVSSKVKVENQPQQNYYWYNRHANTADALAVRNIHTADPRIFVNQGVCAQSAAKHAEINLAKTFFLCKDYLARMENPKRSLVSLHAANMVSQRLGREYERGRYKYDLGEVVKGVEDVALVAGSDDEQEDQQKKQERTQWLWEHVVSQGYEDSSKGWLETDGKEGAGREWVAPRCVSCQRFHGWGEALQRRESVVPVMN, translated from the exons ATGGCCATCACCACTGTCCCGGCCCTGCCTGTTCCCCTTACGGACCTTCCCAAACACCTTGCTCAGCACCCACACACGCCTGTCACACAGCTCTTTGAGCCATACCGCAAGTATGAGGCTCACCTCCGTGAGTCTTTTGCCCAGGACCCTTCCAATGAGCTCTTGAAGGACCCTCACGTCAACGTCCTTCCTCTTTTCACCGAGGATACCTCCAGCCTCAACATCAGAGCCCGCAATCTGGCGGCCGAGTCCAAGGAAGAGCGTTCCAGATACATCATGCCCCTGCCCAAGGAGCTACGAAGGCCCAATGGCTCACCAGCGACTGTCAAGGACCTCAAGGAGTTCCGCCGCAACTTCAATGTCTTTTCTGAGTCTTCGCTCGTTGAGCTTGATTGGAGCAACGTTGTTGCCGCCGGCTCATCAGTGGTGAACTGCTTGTTGCCAGTGCCTGCTGAATACAACCGCAACAAGAGAACGCTTCGCGAGTTCTACCACGAGAAGTTCTCACCTGCGTCAGATGTCGATCTTTTTCTTTACGGTCTCACCGAGGAGCAGGCCAttgagaagatcaaggataTTGAGGCCCGAGTCCGCGATTCTCTTCTTACCGAGACTACCACGGTCAGGACCAAGAACGCCATTACTATTTGCAGCCAATACCCCACTCGCCATATTCAGATCGTTCTTCGAATTTACAACTCGGTTTCTGAGATTTTGACGGGATTCGACATTGATTGCTCGGGGGCTGCATATGATGGCAGCCAGGTCTACTGCACTCCACGTGCTCTTCAGTCTTACCTGACCCAGATCAACCACATCGATCTGACTCGGCGCAGCCCTTCCTATGAGAATCGCCTTTCCAAGTACTCCCACAGAGGTTTTGAGGTGTATTGGCCAGACCTCGACCGGTCCCGCATCGACCCAACCATCTTTGAGCGGAGCTTCCAGCGTACGCTTGGGTTGGCGAGGCTTCTTGTCTTGGAACGCCTCCCTACCCAAGGGGCGAGAGAGACGTACACTGATCAGCGTCGCAAGGAGCGAGGCCGGCCAGCGATTGATCGCTACAGCCGGAACCAGCACAAGCTCTGGGGCAACATCAAGGATGAGCATGAGGACGAGATTGCGGACTGGGCtcttgaggatgaggtcTCCAACTATCACACCTTCACGATTCCTTACGGCACCAAGTACCACGCCAAGAAGATTGAGAAGCTGTGCTACACGAGGGATTTGCTGCTCAACGCCGAGTGGAACCAGAAGAAGGACAGGGAGGTGTATCTTCATCGCCACCCTGCCTTCTTTGGCCGGGTCGAGGACGTGGTGAACGACTGCTGCGGATTCTGCCCTGTCCCGACTACGgaccaggagaaggagattgctgccgaggaggagaagtacTTTGTGTCGGGCAAGATCTCTTTCCTCAAAGATGATCCGGGCAGACAGGCTATCGGCTCGTTCAATCCTCTGACGGATGATGACTGGACTGAGATGGCGTATGTTGGTAACACGGCTCGGCTTTGCCAGGCTAtcgttgatggtgatgctgagcATGTCAAGGACTGGCTTGCTCAGGAAGGAGTTGATCCCAATACTCGGGATTACACTGGTCGCACCCCTCTGCATCTTGCTGTCATGACGTCTACGCCGGAGATTGTTCGTCTTCTTGTCGATGCGGGTGCTAGGCTTGTCGCGCGTCTCGCTGATGGACGGACGGCTCTTCACCTTGCTGCGTCGCGTGGCAGTGTGGAGATTGTTCAGATTCTCATGAACAAGAGCGTTGCTAATGAGGCGGAGcatgaggagaaggaggagaagcgcaAGAAGGAGCTTGCTGCGAACAAgactgaggaggataagATGGATGTCGatgagaaggaagaggacggtagcgagaaggaagaagacgaggagtCTGATGGTGAGATGATCGATGGCGAGgactctgatgatgagggccgGACTACCACCAGTGGATTTGTTAAGGTTGGGAAGGACGCTGCCGCTGCGGATGAGCTGGCTTTGGAAGAGGCTGAAGAGGAGCCTGATTTCTACGATGTTAACGTCATCGCCTGGGACACTCCTTGCTCTGCTCTTCACTTTGCCATCATGGAGGGTCATTGTGATGTTGTCAAGACTCTGTGCCAG GAATATGGTGCCGATGTTCTGCTGCCCGTCAAGTTCTTGAATAGCAACAAGACCCCATACGGGGCGCTGCTCACTCTTGTCCTTGCGCTGGTTTTACCTGTTCCCAAGGCGAAGGAGATGGCCAAGATCCTCTTGAGTCTTGGGGCCACCTCAGCCCAGGCCGATTTGAACGGCGTTACTGCCTTCCACCGTTATGTCGAGGAGAATGCCGAGTCGTTGCTTGCCACTCTGTGGGAGCATGATGCGGTAGGGACCAAGACggccatcaaccacatcagCATGCGTGACCAGTATTCGACCGCAGAGACGGCTCTCGGCGTTGCTATCAAGAAAGGAAATCTTTCTTTGATTCTTCAGTTGCTCGACCATGGCGCTGTGCCTCAGATTGACTTTGAGAGCTGGCTCAAGTCGGCGAGACAGTCAGTCGCCATCGAGAGGAACCTGGGCACTTTGGAGGGCAACAAGAAGATGTGGAACGAGATGACGGAGCAGCCCCTGATTCTCGCCATCAACTCCACCgatccctcctcggccctcgagctcctcaaggCTGGCGCCGACCCCAACGTTGTCACGATGGAGTCTCACAAGCAGATGGGCCGTTCGTGGGTCACGGTGGTTAACGGAGAATCTGCCCTCGATCTTGTGAATACCTACCTCATCCGTCTCAAGGAATTCcttgacaagaagaaggatgtgCCCAAGGCCCCAGAGCTTCGTGAGGATCTTGACAGCTGGCTCGATCAGTACGAGAAGTCATCGTACCAGTATGCGATTGCCTCCGCGGAGATTGCCAAACTGAAGGCTGTACACAAGGACCAGATGAGGCAATATGAGAAAGAGCTTGCTTCGACTGAGGAACCTGAGGGTACAGCCGAGAAGAGGACGGCAGTCTTGCAAGCATTTGTCACGTTGgcaaaggtgaaggaggcaCTTGTTGAGAAGGGGGCGAAGACCTTCGGAGAGCTTTTCCCGGCCTACAAGGCCCCTGACCCGTTCCCTGACGTCAACACCCCGTACGCGCAAGCAGGCAAGGTTGTGCAGCCGATTGTCGACCCGACGAGGCACCTGTTCCATTTGCAGAATGTCTTTGATGTGACAGATAAGAGACTGCCTGCCTACATCTCTTT GTTCGAAGCCGCTTGGTCGGGCGATCttgacaagatcaagaagctctGCTTGACCTCGTGGGACGAAGAGCAAACCGAGGCTCCGCTCAAGATTGCCTTGTACGACAACAAGGGCAACTCTCCCTTCTCGCTGGCGTACTTCCGCGGCCATCATGATGTCGCCAAGGCGATCCTTGAGATTGCCCAGGCGCAGTACACGCCGAGGGAGAAGCCTGAGGCCGAGTACAAGATGCACGTCAATGACACTTATGAGGATGATTGCTCGATGGATGACTCGGACAACGAGTCGGTCTGCAGCGGCGGATCTGGGCCTGACATTTACAAGCACATTGTTGGCGGCGAGTTCACCATTGAAAACATAGGAGAGGTTtcgatgaaggtgaagagcCATACCAAGCCTTCTGAGATTCTGCACAGGAACTATCCCAAGCCTGGGGAGAAGGGTCGGCAGTATGGCCTGCTGTCTC GTGCTGTCTTTAACAATGACATGCAAGCGCTGAAGTTTGTTCTCGGTCTCGCTGAGCggtttgctgctgatggtggaGCCGAGGACAAGCAGACCTTTTACCCGTTTCCTGACTCTGTTTTCAAGCTGGCTATCCAGAAGGGCCACACTGAGCTGCTGGCCGAGATCATCAAGCGCACTGGTGCTGGTTTGCCTCTCGAGAATTTGGTGAAGAACACGGGTGTTGAGATCGCGGAGAAGCCGACTTACTATCAGGGATTGACCGTGTacgggaagaagagaaaggacTGGGCGACTCAGGGCCGCAACTCCGCTCCGGGAGCTCGTGGTCTTGAGAGCTCTCCTTTGTTGCTTGCTGCTCAGTCTGCTCAGATTGCGAGTGTTGAGTGGTTCCTCAGTGATGCTCCGCTGAGGCACTATCTTTCGTTCTGCAAGAGCAAGGCGGCTAGGGAGGATGTTCGGATCAAGCACTTGGGACAGCAGAAGGGTGGGTTTGAGGGTGCCATTTCAAAGTGGCTGACTGACAACAGCGACTTGGCCATCCACGCTGCTGTGTACACCCGTCCAACCCAGAAGTCGATCGACTTGGTGGAATACCTGCTCAAGGTTCGCCCCGAGTCCATCGATTCCAAGGACCGCAACGGCGCTACTCCCTTGATGGCAGCTTGCAGGCTTGGTCGTGTCGAAATCGCAAAGCTTCTGGTCGAGGCCGGCGCCGATCAAAAGACCAAGGACGCCAACTTTGACAACCTCTTGCACGCCGCGCTGCGCTGGAAGCCCACTCGCGAGCAGCTCAAGCCTCTCCTGGACCTTCTCGGCCGcgacctcctcgtccgcaTGCTCAAGGAGCGCAACAACCTCAAGACAGAAGGCCACACCCCCTTGCACACCTGGCTCCTCCATTTCACCCACTACACCAACCAATACGCCTACAAGAGCCTCGCCGACGCAGCTGCCGTCTTCAACCTCGTGGCCGACCTCTCCCCCGACGCGACCCGCCAAGCCCTCCGCatgctcgacggcgcgggcAACACGCCCCTTCACTCCCTCCTGATGGGCGACACAGAGCACGGCCTGAtcggcttcctcctcaactttgagccctcccttctcctcgtcgaAAACGCGGTAGGCCGGACCCCAGCGGAGCTCATCCACGAGAAATTTGTGTCGAGCAAAGTCAAGGTTGAGAACCAGCCACAACAAAACTACTACTGGTATAACCGCCACGCCAACACGGCCGACGCACTTGCCGTACGAAACATTCACACTGCCGACCCGAGAATATTTGTCAACCAGGGCGTCTGCGCCCAGTCGGCGGCTAAACACGCCGAGATCAACCTTGCAAAGACTTTCTTCCTCTGCAAGGATTATCTTGCTAGAATGGAGAACCCCAAGCGCAGTCTGGTAAGCTTGCACGCGGCGAATATGGTTTCGCAGAGGTTGGGCAGGGAGTACGAGAGGGGGAGGTACAAGTATGAtcttggggaggttgtcaagggagtggaggatgttgctcttgttgcgggaagtgatgatgagcaggaggatcagcagaagaagcaggagaggACGCAGTGGTTGTGGGAGCATGTTGTTTCGCAGGGGTACGAGGACAGCAGCaaggggtggttggagacggatgggaaggagggggcagggagggagtgggtggcGCCAAGGTGTGTGAGTTGTCAGAGGTTTcatgggtggggggaggcgctgcagaggagggagtcGGTGGTGCCGGTCATGAACTGA